A single region of the Manihot esculenta cultivar AM560-2 chromosome 12, M.esculenta_v8, whole genome shotgun sequence genome encodes:
- the LOC110627297 gene encoding ribose-phosphate pyrophosphokinase 3, chloroplastic isoform X2 yields MAATSPLQSPLKFFSNSTTGAPKLSFLLPVNPSEAKCLTNRSISIRCDNLPQNSIGFLSGTDLIPSMQSSPLSLSSSVSMAAASGSDSASKNVKRVCLFYCDETRALAERIAAQSDAIELRSISWRTFDDGFPNLFIPNAQAIRGQHVAFLASFSSPKVIFEQLSIIYALPKLFISSFTLVLPFFPTGTYERMEDEGDVATAFTLARILSNIPTSRGGPTSLVTFDIHALQERFYFGDNILPCFESGIPLLKNRLQQLPDSDNIAIAFPDDGAWKRFHKQLQHFPTIVCAKVREGSQRIVRIKEGDPQGRHVVIVDDLVQSGGTLVECQAVQGLVCPTSGLQILALSQ; encoded by the exons ATGGCGGCCACCTCACCTCTCCAATCCCCACTCAAATTCTTCTCCAATTCCACCACCGGAGCTCCAAAACTATCTTTCCTTCTCCCGGTGAATCCATCTGAAGCCAAATGTTTGACAAACCGGAGTATTTCTATTAGGTGCGACAATCTTCCTCAGAATTCTATTGGGTTTCTCTCGGGCACCGATCTCATTCCTTCTATGCAAAGCTCCCCTCTTTCGctttcctcctctgtttcaatGGCCGCCGCTTCCGGCTCCGATTCTGCCTCCAAGAACGTGAAAAGGGTGTGTCTTTTTTACTGTGACGAGACCAGGGCGTTGGCCGAGCGAATCGCCGCCCAGTCTGACGCCATTGAACTCCGTTCCATCTCCTGGAG GACATTTGATGATGGATTTCCCAACTTGTTTATACCCAATGCACAAGCGATTCGTGGGCAGCACGTAGCTTTTCTGGCCTCGTTTAGTTCTCCTAAAGTGATTTTTGAACAGCTTTCTATAATCTATGCATTGCCCAAATTATTCATTTCTTCTTTCACTCTGGTCCTCCCGTTCTTCCCCACCGGCACCTATGAGCGTATGGAGGATGAAGGAGATGTAGCAACAGCTTTTACTCTCGCCAGGATCTTGTCTAACATTCCTACTTCAAGGGGAGGGCCTACTAGCTTAGTGACTTTTGATATCCATGCCTTGCAG GAGAGGTTCTACTTTGGTGATAATATTCTACCCTGCTTTGAAAGCGGGATACCTTTGCTTAAGAATCGGCTTCAGCAGCTGCCTGATTCTGATAAT ATAGCAATAGCTTTTCCTGATGATGGTGCTTGGAAAAGATTTCACAAGCAGCTGCAGCATTTCCCCACG ATTGTTTGTGCTAAAGTTCGGGAAGGTAGCCAAAGAATTGTGCGAATCAAAGAGGGGGATCCTCAAGGGAGACATGTTGTCATTGTTGATGATTTGGTTCAGTCAGGTGGCACTCTTGTTGAATGCCAG GCCGTCCAGGGACTGGTCTGTCCTACTTCTGGATTACAGATTCTTGCCCTTTCACAGTGA
- the LOC110627297 gene encoding ribose-phosphate pyrophosphokinase 4 isoform X1 codes for MAATSPLQSPLKFFSNSTTGAPKLSFLLPVNPSEAKCLTNRSISIRCDNLPQNSIGFLSGTDLIPSMQSSPLSLSSSVSMAAASGSDSASKNVKRVCLFYCDETRALAERIAAQSDAIELRSISWRTFDDGFPNLFIPNAQAIRGQHVAFLASFSSPKVIFEQLSIIYALPKLFISSFTLVLPFFPTGTYERMEDEGDVATAFTLARILSNIPTSRGGPTSLVTFDIHALQERFYFGDNILPCFESGIPLLKNRLQQLPDSDNIAIAFPDDGAWKRFHKQLQHFPTIVCAKVREGSQRIVRIKEGDPQGRHVVIVDDLVQSGGTLVECQKVLAKHGAAKISAYVTHGIFPNKSWERFEYDNGGRPGTGLSYFWITDSCPFTVKEVINKPPFEILSLASSIAAALQI; via the exons ATGGCGGCCACCTCACCTCTCCAATCCCCACTCAAATTCTTCTCCAATTCCACCACCGGAGCTCCAAAACTATCTTTCCTTCTCCCGGTGAATCCATCTGAAGCCAAATGTTTGACAAACCGGAGTATTTCTATTAGGTGCGACAATCTTCCTCAGAATTCTATTGGGTTTCTCTCGGGCACCGATCTCATTCCTTCTATGCAAAGCTCCCCTCTTTCGctttcctcctctgtttcaatGGCCGCCGCTTCCGGCTCCGATTCTGCCTCCAAGAACGTGAAAAGGGTGTGTCTTTTTTACTGTGACGAGACCAGGGCGTTGGCCGAGCGAATCGCCGCCCAGTCTGACGCCATTGAACTCCGTTCCATCTCCTGGAG GACATTTGATGATGGATTTCCCAACTTGTTTATACCCAATGCACAAGCGATTCGTGGGCAGCACGTAGCTTTTCTGGCCTCGTTTAGTTCTCCTAAAGTGATTTTTGAACAGCTTTCTATAATCTATGCATTGCCCAAATTATTCATTTCTTCTTTCACTCTGGTCCTCCCGTTCTTCCCCACCGGCACCTATGAGCGTATGGAGGATGAAGGAGATGTAGCAACAGCTTTTACTCTCGCCAGGATCTTGTCTAACATTCCTACTTCAAGGGGAGGGCCTACTAGCTTAGTGACTTTTGATATCCATGCCTTGCAG GAGAGGTTCTACTTTGGTGATAATATTCTACCCTGCTTTGAAAGCGGGATACCTTTGCTTAAGAATCGGCTTCAGCAGCTGCCTGATTCTGATAAT ATAGCAATAGCTTTTCCTGATGATGGTGCTTGGAAAAGATTTCACAAGCAGCTGCAGCATTTCCCCACG ATTGTTTGTGCTAAAGTTCGGGAAGGTAGCCAAAGAATTGTGCGAATCAAAGAGGGGGATCCTCAAGGGAGACATGTTGTCATTGTTGATGATTTGGTTCAGTCAGGTGGCACTCTTGTTGAATGCCAG AAAGTATTGGCTAAGCATGGAGCTGCAAAAATAAGTGCCTATGTGACACATGGGATTTTTCCTAATAAATCATGGGAACGCTTTGAATATGATAATGGAG GCCGTCCAGGGACTGGTCTGTCCTACTTCTGGATTACAGATTCTTGCCCTTTCACAGTGAAAGAGGTGATAAATAAACCACCATTTGAAATTCTTAGCCTTGCCAGTTCCATAGCAGCTGCTCTACAGATTTGA